One Paenibacillus crassostreae DNA segment encodes these proteins:
- a CDS encoding YhgE/Pip domain-containing protein, whose translation MKSISVFSKDIGAAVKNRTLLISMIAILFIPVMYSGMFLGAFWDPYGKMDDLPVAVVNTDLGASYESKSLHVGDELIEELKNTDGFKWEFVSLEAAKEGMNNNKYYMTILIPEDFSAKATTLLNEQPKPAEIIFQPNEGYNFLASQIGSTAVEQIRAKVSAKVTEVYTETLFDQIETVSTGFSDAGTGANEITEGAVKLDDGALLLKENLSKLANGALKLQDGIQPLSQGVNDLGEGATQLKNGSSTLADGLAELLAAEKQLEDGTVQAQHGTTQLQTGLTSSAEGSAKIMAGLQSSVDGTSQLEVGLQSTVGGTAQLQSGLETSADGSAELAAGLLDAVSGSQQVATGASSVAQGLKTLVESSPELAQNTEIQKLLAASQAVAEGSNKLHQGQEQLAQGATQLNEGQTQLVLGATELHTGVTQLHTGASALNVGAQQLLQGSTELYQGQQKLVEGANQLEAGQLQLAEGLQLFGSKMGDAVSGSQQLAGGAEKIATGSDQLVGGMSQLDGGVITIADGSKQLSDGAGELKDGLVQLKDGSEELGTKLNEAADQTGEVKGTEETYNMFADPVVVAEEKMNEVPNYGTGFTPYFLSLGLFVGALITTIVIPIKGSSVSNASGLNRFVSRTLTFSSIGLLQALLAATLVLYALGLEVQNVPMFYLFSIITSLTFMFLVQTFVTWMDQPGRFVIIIILILQLTTSAGTFPVELLPGWLKVLNPLFPMTYSVQGYKAVISTGDYGMMWSHIGIMCIFGAAFLIATFLYFIMKRHNASIQEDEFLTS comes from the coding sequence ATGAAATCAATATCTGTTTTTTCAAAAGATATAGGTGCTGCTGTTAAAAATCGAACACTTCTAATATCTATGATCGCAATTCTATTTATCCCCGTGATGTATAGCGGTATGTTTTTAGGTGCTTTTTGGGATCCCTATGGCAAAATGGATGATCTACCCGTTGCTGTAGTGAATACAGATTTAGGGGCATCCTATGAAAGTAAGTCGCTACACGTAGGTGATGAGTTAATTGAGGAATTGAAAAATACCGATGGCTTCAAATGGGAATTCGTCAGCTTGGAAGCAGCGAAAGAGGGTATGAATAATAATAAATATTATATGACGATCCTGATTCCAGAGGACTTTTCTGCTAAAGCTACAACATTGTTGAATGAGCAACCAAAGCCTGCTGAGATTATTTTTCAACCAAACGAAGGTTATAATTTCCTAGCATCACAGATTGGTAGTACGGCGGTAGAACAAATTAGAGCAAAAGTCTCTGCGAAAGTCACTGAAGTGTACACAGAGACATTATTTGATCAGATTGAAACAGTATCTACAGGGTTTAGTGATGCTGGAACTGGAGCTAATGAAATAACAGAAGGTGCTGTTAAATTAGATGACGGAGCACTATTATTGAAAGAGAACTTATCTAAATTAGCCAATGGTGCATTGAAGTTACAAGATGGAATTCAGCCACTGTCCCAAGGTGTCAATGATCTTGGAGAAGGTGCGACACAACTCAAGAACGGATCTTCAACTCTTGCTGATGGACTTGCCGAATTGTTAGCTGCTGAGAAACAGCTAGAAGATGGTACAGTACAGGCTCAACATGGTACGACACAATTGCAAACAGGTCTTACTTCATCAGCAGAAGGTAGTGCCAAGATCATGGCTGGCTTACAATCTTCCGTGGACGGTACTTCGCAACTGGAAGTGGGTCTTCAATCCACGGTTGGGGGAACGGCTCAATTGCAGAGTGGACTTGAAACTTCTGCAGATGGAAGTGCTGAACTTGCAGCGGGATTACTAGATGCCGTTAGCGGTAGTCAACAAGTGGCGACAGGAGCGTCTAGTGTAGCCCAAGGGCTGAAGACATTAGTAGAATCGAGTCCCGAACTTGCTCAGAATACGGAAATACAGAAATTGTTAGCTGCGAGTCAAGCTGTAGCAGAAGGTAGTAACAAACTTCATCAAGGACAAGAACAATTAGCACAAGGTGCTACTCAATTAAACGAAGGACAAACACAGTTGGTACTGGGAGCAACTGAACTTCATACAGGTGTAACACAACTTCATACAGGTGCGAGTGCATTGAATGTAGGTGCGCAGCAATTACTCCAAGGTAGTACTGAACTGTATCAAGGACAGCAGAAACTTGTAGAGGGTGCTAATCAATTAGAAGCAGGGCAATTGCAATTAGCTGAAGGCTTACAATTGTTTGGATCTAAGATGGGAGATGCCGTCTCGGGTAGTCAACAATTAGCTGGAGGTGCAGAAAAGATTGCTACTGGATCTGATCAGCTTGTTGGAGGTATGAGCCAATTAGATGGCGGTGTAATTACCATTGCTGATGGATCGAAGCAGCTAAGTGATGGTGCTGGTGAATTAAAAGATGGGCTTGTTCAGCTAAAGGATGGTTCAGAAGAATTGGGAACCAAGCTAAATGAAGCAGCAGATCAGACTGGTGAAGTGAAGGGGACTGAGGAAACATATAATATGTTCGCCGACCCAGTGGTTGTTGCAGAAGAAAAAATGAACGAGGTACCTAACTACGGTACGGGCTTTACACCATATTTTCTATCACTTGGTCTATTCGTTGGTGCACTTATTACAACGATTGTCATCCCTATTAAAGGGTCTAGTGTTTCCAATGCATCTGGATTAAATCGATTTGTAAGTAGGACGTTAACATTTAGTAGTATTGGTTTACTTCAAGCGCTGTTAGCGGCAACATTAGTGCTGTACGCTCTGGGACTTGAAGTACAAAATGTACCCATGTTCTACTTGTTCAGTATTATAACAAGTCTAACATTTATGTTCTTAGTTCAGACATTCGTGACATGGATGGATCAACCAGGACGATTTGTAATTATTATCATTCTGATTTTACAGCTTACAACAAGCGCTGGTACATTCCCGGTCGAACTTCTTCCAGGTTGGTTGAAAGTACTAAATCCATTGTTCCCAATGACATATAGTGTTCAAGGTTATAAAGCAGTTATCTCAACAGGTGATTATGGAATGATGTGGTCCCACATCGGTATCATGTGTATATTTGGAGCGGCATTCCTGATTGCGACATTCTTGTATTTCATAATGAAAAGACATAACGCCAGTATACAAGAAGATGAATTCTTAACATCATAA
- a CDS encoding TetR/AcrR family transcriptional regulator codes for MAVMDRRKQVLTAAAQSFANFGYKATTMDQVAKMANVGKGTIYTFFANKEELFDEILHGVIIEMKNIADREISRDKSFFDNLYRVLDSLLEFRGEHELLIKLSHEFHDFGTPQVLEALDKVENVVLEYIEHELNIALENKEIKPCDPQIVSVVLKKLYITLSTEISKYRAPLSKEEIKQYFRLFLSDGLEEK; via the coding sequence ATGGCTGTAATGGATCGTCGTAAGCAAGTGCTTACTGCTGCAGCACAATCTTTTGCAAATTTCGGGTACAAGGCAACAACGATGGATCAGGTTGCTAAGATGGCGAATGTTGGTAAGGGTACGATCTATACCTTTTTTGCTAATAAGGAAGAACTATTTGATGAGATTTTGCATGGTGTTATTATCGAAATGAAGAATATTGCAGATCGGGAGATTAGTCGTGATAAGTCTTTTTTTGATAATTTGTACAGAGTATTGGATAGTTTGTTAGAGTTTCGTGGAGAACATGAATTATTAATTAAGCTATCGCATGAATTCCACGATTTCGGAACGCCACAAGTATTAGAAGCACTTGATAAAGTAGAGAATGTTGTTCTGGAATATATAGAACATGAATTGAACATCGCTTTGGAGAATAAGGAGATTAAACCTTGTGATCCTCAAATTGTGTCCGTGGTACTAAAGAAATTGTATATTACACTATCCACGGAAATTAGTAAGTATCGTGCGCCATTAAGTAAGGAAGAAATAAAGCAGTATTTTCGTTTGTTCCTGTCTGATGGGCTAGAGGAAAAATAA
- a CDS encoding MGDG synthase family glycosyltransferase has protein sequence MRTYRVLLLSEGFGTGHTQAARSLADGMRKLQPHLQCRVIELGNFLNPTIGPLILSTYRKTVSTSPSLVGLLYRNRYNKSLNSVTKLALHRIFYTHAAQVISRLQPDIIICTHPIPNSVISRLRQQGMEIPLITLITDYDVHGTWISPEVSHYLASSPRVKNLLIERGVQSSNIQTTGIPVHPKFWVRGNKDQLRQELKLQNMPTVLIMGGGWGLTLKPDLLRQLASWADRIQLIFCLGSNIKLLDKMKENPIFNHPHIKILGYTRQIDKLMDVSDLLITKPGGMTCTEGLAKGIPMLFFQAIPGQEEQNSEFFVHRGFAETMHTPYVVHQWFQLLTHHYDQVESQRQQVTHHEPYLQPHHCAQTVIDIVNGQLHSQSTTRMAVNP, from the coding sequence ATGAGAACATACAGAGTACTTCTATTATCCGAAGGATTCGGAACAGGGCATACCCAAGCGGCTCGCTCCTTGGCAGATGGAATGAGAAAACTTCAACCTCATTTGCAATGCAGAGTAATTGAGCTTGGTAACTTTCTAAATCCAACGATCGGACCTTTGATATTATCTACATACCGTAAGACAGTTAGTACTTCACCAAGTCTTGTAGGCTTACTCTATAGAAACAGATATAACAAATCATTAAATAGTGTCACGAAGCTTGCTCTTCACCGTATTTTCTACACACACGCTGCTCAAGTGATCTCACGGCTACAACCTGACATTATTATATGCACTCATCCAATACCCAATAGTGTCATCTCAAGATTAAGACAACAGGGAATGGAAATTCCTCTCATCACCCTGATTACAGATTACGATGTACATGGAACATGGATTAGTCCAGAAGTAAGTCACTATTTGGCATCCTCACCCAGAGTGAAAAACCTACTTATTGAACGTGGTGTACAGTCTTCTAATATCCAAACAACAGGTATCCCCGTTCATCCTAAATTCTGGGTGAGGGGGAATAAAGATCAACTTCGACAAGAATTGAAACTACAAAATATGCCTACTGTATTAATCATGGGCGGAGGGTGGGGCTTGACATTGAAACCCGACCTACTTCGTCAGCTAGCATCATGGGCAGACCGTATCCAGCTTATTTTCTGTTTGGGAAGCAATATTAAACTTTTAGACAAAATGAAAGAGAATCCAATATTTAATCATCCTCATATCAAGATTCTGGGATACACTCGTCAAATTGACAAGTTAATGGATGTATCTGATCTATTGATCACAAAACCTGGCGGAATGACGTGTACAGAGGGACTAGCCAAAGGGATACCTATGTTATTCTTTCAAGCCATCCCAGGACAAGAAGAGCAGAATAGTGAATTTTTCGTTCATCGAGGGTTTGCTGAAACGATGCACACTCCCTATGTAGTTCATCAATGGTTCCAACTTCTAACCCACCACTATGATCAAGTTGAATCACAAAGACAACAGGTTACACATCATGAGCCCTACCTTCAACCACATCACTGTGCACAAACCGTCATAGATATCGTTAATGGTCAATTACATAGTCAATCTACTACTAGAATGGCCGTCAATCCATAA
- a CDS encoding cell wall hydrolase has translation MNMIRQNRWIALLIGVILVCFSAISFMMQVKQDKDEGKTYRQFTIKDTEEYMFKPMLAVSFEDKETFYSSISKDKKSLLTDTKDLEVDSTLMNKSVKTDEVTEIKAVTEVTEKSEDMHEVNMVNTQLIPPNVIFFTRTQMLSQNEQEQSTWQYAVTDKELLMLRKIVMAEAEGEPYEGKIAVTNVVLNRLRSANFPNTIDKVIHQKYQFSPVANGRFDRVVPNEDAIHAVNEALNGRKEVSDDTYYFLSLQLADDLTVHHTRTFSRTIGNHSFYK, from the coding sequence ATGAATATGATTAGACAAAACCGCTGGATTGCACTGTTGATTGGTGTTATTCTAGTGTGTTTCTCTGCGATAAGTTTTATGATGCAGGTTAAACAAGATAAGGATGAGGGGAAAACGTATAGGCAGTTTACGATCAAGGATACAGAAGAGTATATGTTTAAGCCGATGTTAGCGGTTTCATTTGAAGATAAGGAAACCTTCTACTCTTCGATTAGTAAAGATAAGAAGTCTTTGCTCACTGACACGAAGGATCTAGAAGTAGATAGTACTTTGATGAATAAATCTGTAAAGACGGATGAAGTCACAGAAATTAAAGCAGTTACAGAAGTTACGGAAAAATCCGAAGATATGCATGAAGTAAATATGGTTAATACTCAGCTCATCCCCCCAAATGTAATATTCTTTACTCGGACGCAGATGTTAAGTCAGAACGAGCAAGAACAATCGACTTGGCAATACGCTGTTACTGATAAAGAACTGCTTATGCTTCGCAAAATCGTGATGGCAGAGGCAGAAGGCGAACCGTACGAAGGTAAGATAGCAGTTACGAATGTTGTCTTAAATAGGCTGCGGTCAGCTAATTTTCCCAATACAATTGATAAGGTGATCCATCAGAAATACCAATTCAGTCCTGTGGCAAATGGTCGATTTGATCGTGTTGTGCCAAACGAGGATGCGATTCATGCTGTGAATGAAGCGTTAAATGGGCGCAAAGAAGTTAGTGACGATACATATTATTTCTTATCGTTACAGTTAGCTGATGATTTGACAGTCCATCATACGCGTACTTTTAGTAGAACGATTGGGAACCATTCATTCTATAAGTAG
- a CDS encoding ABC transporter ATP-binding protein has translation MSQGKTLKRLFFYMKRQRLLYVGLIITMLIGVTLDLWMAWFLSNVANAASTGEVEKWPFFIIMGITVLILLGLNSYLDHYWKTKVSVNIRKDMRVDTMEQLLKVSVAYRDDNHSGELLSRITMDNQAVGDGCGHTLMSLIKNPILIIASFIYLMLIHWQLALICLAIGPMTVLLGSVFGKWMRNNSGQLQETLGRLSAFLQDVLGGTSVVKTFGLERKLLNKFSGQNSTLVTLETSGGKIQGAASSISTVFGNLTFLIAILVAAFWVAEGSLEIGAMLAFIQLMNYLVGPFMQLPGEWASFQKSLGSADRIFSLLDAPTEVDTLPQEGKANKAFRSLNMSDVTFEYSSQGNPILNSVNLQADAGEVIAIVGPSGGGKSTLFRLLLGFYPITLGELSIDGRKLTDMSLQQLRGYFAYVPQENHLFTGTIRDNIADGNVDASEDEIIAAARSANAYDFIMQMEDGMDTEIGEQGIRLSGGQKQRISIARAILRDAPVLLLDEATAALDNESERLVQDALSRLMTGRTTLVIAHRLSTITHADRILVMVNGSIEESGSHAELMQQGTKYYQLYTTQLQKEFI, from the coding sequence ATGAGTCAAGGTAAAACGCTCAAAAGGCTTTTCTTTTATATGAAAAGACAAAGGTTATTATATGTAGGGTTGATAATCACAATGTTAATTGGGGTCACTTTAGATCTATGGATGGCATGGTTCCTGTCGAATGTCGCCAATGCCGCATCGACTGGAGAAGTGGAGAAATGGCCATTCTTCATCATTATGGGGATCACTGTACTAATCTTATTAGGATTGAATTCTTATTTGGATCATTACTGGAAAACCAAAGTTTCTGTTAATATTCGAAAGGATATGCGAGTCGATACGATGGAACAATTACTTAAGGTGAGTGTCGCATATCGGGATGATAATCATTCCGGTGAGCTATTATCTCGTATAACAATGGATAATCAAGCAGTTGGTGATGGATGTGGTCATACCCTTATGTCGCTAATTAAGAATCCAATCCTTATTATAGCTTCATTTATATATTTGATGTTGATCCATTGGCAGTTAGCTTTAATCTGTCTAGCTATCGGCCCTATGACTGTTTTGCTCGGGAGCGTATTCGGTAAATGGATGCGAAACAATTCTGGTCAACTTCAGGAAACGTTAGGTCGTCTATCGGCTTTTTTGCAGGATGTTCTTGGAGGAACTTCAGTTGTAAAAACATTTGGTTTAGAGCGTAAACTACTAAATAAATTTAGTGGACAAAATTCTACACTGGTAACATTGGAAACTAGTGGAGGTAAGATCCAAGGGGCAGCGTCGTCAATCTCAACTGTTTTTGGTAATCTCACTTTTTTGATTGCTATTCTAGTTGCAGCATTCTGGGTTGCTGAAGGATCTTTAGAGATTGGGGCAATGCTTGCTTTCATACAATTGATGAATTATTTAGTTGGTCCTTTTATGCAGCTTCCTGGAGAATGGGCTTCTTTTCAAAAGTCGTTAGGGAGTGCTGACCGTATATTTTCTTTACTGGATGCACCAACTGAAGTTGACACGCTACCTCAAGAAGGAAAGGCCAATAAGGCATTCCGTAGTTTAAATATGAGTGACGTTACCTTTGAATATTCAAGTCAGGGTAATCCTATTCTTAATTCTGTAAATCTTCAGGCAGACGCCGGTGAGGTTATCGCGATTGTGGGACCTAGTGGGGGAGGGAAATCTACATTATTCAGACTGTTACTGGGGTTCTATCCCATTACACTGGGTGAGTTGTCAATTGATGGTAGGAAACTTACAGATATGTCCTTACAGCAATTGAGAGGATACTTTGCCTATGTGCCTCAAGAGAATCATCTCTTCACAGGTACGATTCGGGATAATATTGCTGATGGAAATGTGGATGCTTCGGAAGATGAGATTATAGCCGCCGCTAGGAGCGCCAATGCATATGACTTCATTATGCAGATGGAAGATGGCATGGATACTGAGATTGGTGAGCAGGGAATTCGCTTATCTGGTGGGCAGAAACAGCGAATCTCCATTGCCCGTGCTATATTAAGGGACGCCCCCGTATTATTACTTGATGAAGCTACTGCTGCACTAGATAATGAAAGTGAACGGCTTGTGCAGGATGCATTATCTAGGTTGATGACAGGGCGTACCACGTTGGTTATTGCACATCGGTTGTCAACGATTACGCATGCAGATCGAATACTAGTGATGGTGAACGGCAGCATTGAGGAAAGCGGCAGTCATGCAGAACTTATGCAACAGGGAACAAAATACTATCAACTCTACACTACACAATTGCAAAAAGAATTTATTTAA
- a CDS encoding deoxyguanosinetriphosphate triphosphohydrolase family protein, whose protein sequence is MTINEKREHRQHPEQTKLDASRATFERDYSRLIHSPTFRRLQGKSQVFGAGTGDYYRTRLTHSLEVAQIAREAAKSLVRSYPEVMLELADNPGLVIDPEVVECASIAHDFGHPPFGHKGEEILDGILERFIDKKVKEATRGKHASPEHLIKVRSGLKNKYEHFEGNAHNFRLIMFLEKRENIDGLNLSDAVLLGINKYPYPGAVLKKGLYQHEWEYISGIRKDWGIPDSKKTLEAQLMDLCDDIAYSSHDLEDGIKAGKIEVHEHFLFDPYIIRLIVEKVTTLEDGIWEGWTKEQIQPKVEEVLSSFLHVWKDKMPICENDFSRTRREVKAYWVSLFVSNLGVITDGNWKKVTFVKENVENEDMLRTVSVLKSFAWVTMIKDLRVQRLQKRSEWIIHRLWDAFVDPETSKSIIPSDWLQRLERDQLKDKPMWTWEHMVIDYIAGMTDAFAEKIYNELYGLKVGSIYDLD, encoded by the coding sequence ATGACAATTAATGAGAAAAGAGAACATCGACAACATCCCGAGCAGACGAAACTAGATGCTTCACGAGCTACTTTTGAACGAGATTATTCAAGACTCATACACTCTCCGACATTTCGTAGACTACAAGGTAAATCCCAAGTATTCGGTGCAGGAACCGGTGATTATTATCGGACACGATTGACTCATTCGCTTGAAGTGGCACAAATTGCCCGGGAAGCTGCGAAAAGTTTAGTTCGCTCTTATCCCGAGGTGATGCTAGAACTTGCAGATAATCCAGGCTTAGTGATTGATCCAGAAGTGGTTGAATGTGCCTCGATTGCACATGACTTTGGACATCCACCATTCGGACATAAAGGCGAAGAGATACTGGATGGGATTCTCGAACGATTCATCGATAAGAAAGTGAAAGAGGCAACGAGAGGGAAACATGCCTCACCAGAGCATTTAATAAAAGTACGTAGCGGTCTAAAAAACAAATATGAACATTTCGAGGGAAATGCGCATAATTTCCGATTAATTATGTTCCTAGAGAAAAGAGAGAATATAGACGGTCTAAATTTATCTGATGCGGTATTACTAGGTATTAATAAATACCCTTACCCAGGTGCTGTGCTCAAAAAGGGACTGTATCAACATGAATGGGAGTATATCTCAGGGATCCGCAAGGACTGGGGAATTCCTGATAGCAAAAAGACGTTAGAGGCTCAGCTTATGGATTTATGCGATGACATTGCCTATTCATCACATGATTTAGAGGACGGAATTAAGGCGGGTAAAATAGAAGTTCATGAGCATTTCCTATTTGATCCGTATATAATTCGGCTGATCGTAGAGAAAGTTACGACGCTTGAAGATGGGATTTGGGAAGGATGGACCAAGGAACAAATCCAACCGAAGGTTGAAGAAGTGTTATCTTCTTTTTTGCATGTATGGAAAGATAAGATGCCGATATGTGAGAATGACTTCTCACGCACAAGACGTGAAGTGAAAGCGTATTGGGTGAGTCTATTCGTGAGTAATCTAGGTGTGATCACGGATGGGAATTGGAAAAAAGTCACTTTCGTGAAAGAGAATGTCGAGAATGAGGATATGTTGCGTACAGTGAGTGTACTTAAAAGCTTTGCTTGGGTAACCATGATTAAGGATTTACGGGTACAGCGGTTGCAAAAAAGAAGTGAATGGATCATTCATCGTCTCTGGGATGCTTTTGTGGATCCTGAAACATCCAAATCAATCATTCCATCCGATTGGTTGCAACGCTTAGAACGAGATCAATTAAAGGATAAACCGATGTGGACATGGGAACATATGGTGATTGATTATATCGCAGGTATGACAGATGCTTTTGCCGAGAAAATATACAATGAATTGTATGGACTTAAGGTTGGATCAATTTATGATCTAGATTAA
- a CDS encoding transglutaminase domain-containing protein, translating to MVTMILVCILVVSLFQGWRRGASNSVGRLLSLLRSVVLTLLGLVISIPFTIWMSPLVQGWLADYSATLSNENLSKWSQVYYTVITSMADFPLMRFAVLFIVNYSIIRLLFSVLIFLLPSWKISLFSSGEGKSSSMLSRLTGMGFGGLMGATRCIVVVAILFIYVTLYPASAFSRHVEASPVYQDGAQMIIVPLSGDLVKEKLPVFTKAVEQELNGILQRRYEVIDSVISEDIAQAAIQITEKAESEEEKARLLYDWVGSRVSYDYNKVDDYEQKGIWHEQTPQDTFDTKLGVCIDYARLYAVMARSVDIEVKVVTGLGYNGQGGYGPHAWNEVYLTNTDEWVPLDPTWAQSGNWFNPPKFAETHIEEQIL from the coding sequence ATGGTTACGATGATCTTAGTATGTATTCTTGTAGTATCGTTATTCCAAGGTTGGCGTAGAGGGGCTTCGAATTCAGTAGGTAGATTGTTATCATTACTTCGTAGCGTTGTGCTTACACTTCTTGGACTAGTAATTTCGATCCCCTTTACGATATGGATGTCACCCCTGGTACAAGGATGGTTGGCAGATTATAGTGCAACATTATCTAACGAAAACTTGAGCAAATGGTCGCAAGTCTACTATACAGTGATAACTTCAATGGCAGATTTTCCATTAATGCGGTTTGCAGTTCTTTTTATTGTCAATTATTCTATTATTAGACTGTTATTCAGTGTGTTGATCTTCTTACTCCCATCTTGGAAGATATCTTTATTCTCCAGTGGTGAAGGGAAATCTTCTAGCATGCTTAGTCGCTTAACGGGTATGGGGTTTGGCGGATTAATGGGGGCTACACGTTGTATTGTCGTCGTTGCTATTCTTTTCATTTATGTTACCTTATATCCAGCAAGTGCCTTTAGTCGTCATGTTGAGGCTTCGCCTGTCTATCAGGATGGCGCTCAAATGATTATAGTTCCTTTATCGGGAGATTTGGTTAAAGAGAAACTTCCGGTCTTCACGAAAGCTGTGGAACAAGAATTGAATGGTATTCTGCAACGAAGATATGAGGTTATTGATAGTGTCATCTCAGAAGATATCGCACAAGCAGCGATTCAGATTACGGAAAAGGCTGAGAGCGAAGAAGAGAAAGCACGGCTATTATATGATTGGGTGGGTTCGCGAGTATCCTATGATTATAATAAAGTAGATGACTATGAACAAAAAGGAATATGGCATGAACAGACACCGCAGGATACCTTTGATACGAAGCTTGGTGTGTGTATCGACTATGCAAGGTTGTATGCAGTGATGGCTCGATCTGTAGATATCGAAGTAAAAGTAGTTACTGGCCTTGGTTATAACGGTCAAGGTGGTTATGGACCTCACGCATGGAATGAAGTGTATTTAACCAATACCGATGAGTGGGTCCCACTGGATCCGACATGGGCACAAAGTGGGAACTGGTTCAATCCTCCGAAGTTTGCAGAGACGCATATTGAAGAACAGATATTGTAA